The Lutra lutra chromosome 16, mLutLut1.2, whole genome shotgun sequence genome segment GAGCCTCTCCCTCTTGCCTGGCGGGAGGCTTCTGTGTCAGCAGGTCCTGGCCCCTTGACCTCTTCTCCCCGCCGTGTGGtttcccccgcccctcctccgTGGCTGTGTGGCCCTGGAAGCCCGCCCTTGTCGGATAGACTCCTTCACAGTCCTTCCAGGCTCACATCCTGGAACCTGACCCCCGAGAGTCCCCTACCTCCCGGACTCCTtggaagcaggcttctctcctgctcccacctGAGACCAAAGTCCTAAACTGGACTCCCCTCTACTCCCAGCCACAGGGCCCTTGACCGTCCTTTCCACCTCTCCGACCAAGTCAAGCCCCACCCAACCCAGGCCCTGCCAGCCTGGCTGTGGGCACGCGGCTGTGTGATGTGGGGCAGCTTTCTCACCCTCTCTGGGTCCCGGATCTCTCAGCTGCCAGTTTGGTGCAGATGGAAAGGATCCAAGGCTAGGTGCTGGCCCGGTTCAGCTCTAATgtgtctccctctcaaaaaaccgggacacccccccacccaacaccTCCAGGCTCCTCTTGTCTACAACAACACTATTTAAGCTGTGTTTCCTGGATTGTGTGGGGTCCTGTGTCTCTGGAGTCTTGATCCAAGGGGATATGGGACTTATAGAGAAAGGGGCCACAGAGCGTGTCCAGAGGCTTGGGGAGAAGGTCAGCACGGGGCAGGGACAGGCAGGGGCATGCCAATGACCCTGACAGGCTCATTAGGTTGGGGTGAGGCGAGAGGAGCTGTCGCAGGCCTGGGGGAGGTGACAGTCCCACATCTGGGGCCCTGATCTTTGCCAGGCCCCTCTTCCTGGCCCTTCTGCTCCTTTATGTCCCTCCCTTGCTACCCTCTTctgtctactttctgtctattATTCGGTCCACAAATAGTGCCTGATGCCTGCTTGGTGTCCTGCATTGAACTGAACAATATAGGGAGCCCAGGAGATCTCAAAGCCCCCACCTGGAGCCCTTGAGTGGCTCGCCTGCAACCACAGCTGTCGCCCAGGGATGGTGGTCTGATGGCAATGTGCGTGCATAGGAAGGGATGTgttggaaggcttcctggaggaggagggcctTGAGCTGAGTCTTGGAGGAAGAGGGGGTCAGCCAGGGGAGGAGTTGGAGAAGGgtattctaggcagaaggaacagcctcTGGGCTTGGGTCCCTCTGGAAGTGGGAAGCCCTAGAGGGCAGCGGGAAGGCAAGGGCCCCAGTCTGGGCCACTCTGGAGAGACCAGGCCCTGCACAGAGATGCTGAGTCCAGTGTTGGACGCAGGAGCCCGCGTGGGGAGGGCGGGGTGGGCCTGGTGTTAATGGAGCCCGCCTAGGCCTTTGAAGAGGGCAGTGCCCGCCTGCCTGCCAGGCTAAGGGTTAATTAAGCCTTAATCAAGGAGacacctcctcccctcccgcccTCGCCCTCAGGcttggaagggaagaaagggaggcgGGAGGGTAAGCAGACAGGAAGGACCCACCCCAGCAGCACACTTGGCCTCTCTCGCCCTTGCTTCCTATCCAGGGTCCAGGGGGCCTTGCCCACCTCCCATCTTGGGGTGAGCAGTGTCCAGGTGAGCCAGGACACAGGGGTGAGGGGTACTCAGCTGAGGAGGAACAGATGGGACACCTCACTCCAGCTCTGTCTCCTTAGCTGGAGGaggtctggggcacctgagtggctcagtcattaggcatctgcgtttggctcaggtcatagtcccagggtcctgggatcgagcccctcatcgggctccccacttggcgggaagcctgattctccctctccctctgcttgttctctgtctcaaataaataaataaaatctttaaaaaaaaaaaaaagactggaggaGGTCCTTCTCTGTCTAGAAGCCCTCCTGGGTTAATGCTTCCTCTGGGTCCCCCTCAGCCCTGTTCTTACCACAGGGTAATGGGCTCATCTGCTTTCTTTGCTCCACTCTCAGTGCTGGGAAGGGACCAGGGCCCACTCGTCACTGAGTCTGAGCTTCTGGCCCAGTGCTCTGCACTCGGGGCCAGGGCGGGGGGCTCCCAATGGGTGGCTGCTGACTGTGGGCAGCGTGTCCCTGTGGCGGAGGGCTCCCACCTAGAGGGGAGGCCAGCAAGAGCCAGAAGGAGTCCCCACAGGGTCGGGAGGCAAAGGAGCTCCTCTGGTCAGAGGTCTCAGGCTTCAGGGCAGAGGAGTCCACATCCCAACCAAACCCAGACCCAGATGCCTGGCCCCAGCCCTTGCCCTCTTAGGACAGAGGTCACCCTGCAATGGGCACAGGTCAGCAGGCCCGGGCTACTGGCATGATGAGGCGTGTGCCCCCCACAGGCCCCACTCCTGCCAGATCCCACCAGTGTTAGAGAAACTGCCAAGGGGAGGGTTTCGCTGGTATATGGGGGCTGCAGGTCATTCTTGAAACtgacaaatgtttactgagcacctactgtgtgcgaGGAGCTGGTGCGTCCAGCCCAGAAGGGGAGACAGATGGTAAGCAAGTGGGACGAGAGCTTGAGGACAAAGGGGAGAGCCTGGTAGGGACCTGGGGGGCCCTCCCTAGGGAcaagaaggagcagagaggctgCATCGGGGGCTGTACCTGCGGGCGGCAGGAAGACACAGAGGGTTTGGGTAAGGGTGGGGCTGGCCACCTCCCCAGAGGAGCCAGGCggcgggggtgtgtgtggtggtggcTGGAGCAGGGGTGGCAGGGGGCAGCTGGAGAGGAAGTCTTAGTGATCCCGGGAGATGGGGGAGAATTGAGGAAGGGGCTTGAGGGTCAAGCGCACACGCTGCTTGCCCACAGGTTGGTTATCGTGGTGCTCATCGGCGTGAGTGTGGCCTGGATCCCCGTCCTGCAGGATTCCAACAGTGGGCAGCTGTTCATCTACATGCAGTCGGTGACCAGCTCCCTGGCCCCCCCGGTGACTGCTGTCTTTGTTCTGGGCATCTTCTGGCCACGCGCCAACgagcaggtgggtggggaatggggagagCTAGGGCTGCAGATGGGACGTTGGGGGGCAGGCTCCATTCTCTTCCCATGGACAAGCTGTGCTTGCTTCCTGTCtcccccaacaccctcccccagcttgtgtgtgtgCCGGGGGAACCCTGGCCTCCCTGTCACCATgcacctgcctgcctcctcttTCCCAGGGGGCCTTCTGGGGCCTCATGGTGGGGCTGGCAGTGGGCGCCACAAGGCTGGTCCTGGAATTCCTGCACCCTGCCCCCCCCTGCGGAGACCCGGACACGCGGCCGGCCATCCTTGGCAGTATCCACTACCTGCACTTTGCCGTCGCACTCTTTTTGCTCAGTGGAGTCGTGGTGGTGGCCGGGAGCCTGCTGACGCCACCCCCCCACAGGGCTCAGGTGAGCCTAACCCCAGCCCCTGACCGTGACCCCTGACCTTTAAAAAACTTTGACTCCGGTTCCCCTTCTGACCCCTGACCCTCTGCGACTCTGGAATTTTCTAGCTCTTGACCCCTGTCCCTTTTAGAACTCAGCTGCTCACTTTCCATCCCTGACCCCTGCCCCTGTCTGGGCCCAGCCCTGTCCTGCCACACCCCCATCCCGATCATTCTCTCCAGATTGAGAACCTTACCTGGTGGACCCTGGCTCAGGATGTACTCATGGGACCCAAAGCAGGTGCGTGTGTGACCCTAGGCTCTGACCCTGACCCCCAACCCAAAGAGTCCGGGAGGTGGGGGACACTAGGTGTGGCCCTGGGGCCttcatctgtctctctcctccacgCCCCTCCTCCAGGCGATGGCCGGATACCCCAGAAGCACGCCTTCTGGGCCCGAGTATGTGGCTTCAATGCCATCCTGCTCATCTGTGTCAATATCTTCTTCTACGCCTACTTTGCCTGACACTCGCCCTGGGGGCAGGAAGCCCAAACCCTTGGAGTCCTCAGGTCCCCCTCGCTTTCACTAACGAGGacaccgaggcccagagaggtgtgGACTCCCTTCACGACTCCATGGCCGGTCAGCATGCAGGGACTGGCTGAGCCAGCAAAGCAGGAGCCCCGGAAAAGTAGGGGTGCAACGAACAGAAAGAACGTGATATTTCAAGAATCGCGCCAAGTAGTCCTCCTAATGGCAACGAAAATTAGATCTGTGATGAATAGCCTGATactcattttactgtttttattttgaaaacacgGGCCCGGATCAGGAGCAGCTCCGGACTTGATCGACTTGGTCGCTGGCCAGCCCAGGGCAGAGGATGAGCCTACGGCCCCCTCCCTGGGCTCTTGCCCCCAtcccccctgctccctgctgccatgagatctacttctccctccctcccctctcactGCCCCTTCCACCACCAGCCTGGCATCCAAAGCGCTTTCTGAGTCCCAAAGGTGCCGAGACCCCAGGCAGGTGGCCTTCGCTCCTGCTGCTGGTTGCACGTTCTGTGTGGACGGGACATCCTGCCTTTCCTCAAGCCAGGGAACCACTCCAGATGTGAGAACTCCCAGTCCAGCCTCGGCCCTGACATCCCACCTGTGGTTTCCCACCTGTGGCCTGTGGTTTCCCTAAGTTCCAGGGCCCCAGTCTGTGCAGAACTTGGACCCAGGTGAACAAGAGCCAGGGCGGCAGGTCCTCCGAGGGTCCGCGCCCCAGGCCTGCCCCGTGAAGCTTGTCCGTCGTGTCGGGGCTGCAGGAGAGGAGCAGCTCCCTCCGTGTCCATCACTGCACACTTCCTGTGGGCCTGCAGTGCCTCTACCAAGTGTCCAcagtggggcaggggtgtgggacACCCAAGTGGAGCCCCAAGTTTCATGGGGCTGCCGAGAAGTCAGTCTCCACCTGTTGTCATTCCATCAGTCCAGATTAACAGGTGTGCAGCCCCTGTCCTATCCCTCCTCACTAAGCCAGTTTCCCAGTAGCCAGCACCCCTCAAGGGCCATTTTGGGGGGGCAGGCAGGCCCAGCAGATGGTCAACCCAATTTGAACCCATCCAGCATATGCATGGTTCCTTGGGCAGAGCCCCCAAATTCCTGCAACATAGGAGTCCTCAAGTCTCCCTGAGTTTGGGGCCATTgatggtgggaggttggggggcttctgtgcccctgccccagggcaccCTGCAGCTGGTGGCCAATGGGAAGAGGCCAGTGGGAAGCCCTGGGAGCTCGCCTTGTCTGGTGGGCACCGAATTTCACAGTGGCTCTTGGGCCCTGGGGCCTGTCCCAGTTTGTGCAAAGCAGCAGGCGCCCGGGCCCGGCAGTGACGAGGCCCACGTTCTGGTCCAAGACCCTCGGCTGAGCCCCGTGGGACCCAGGGACGGGGCGTCCACGTCTTCTCTCCAGAGCTCAGTGTCTCGTGGATGGATGGACTGCAGGCTCAGCTCCCGTCCCCGGGCCGCAACCTGGTCACAGCTGCACCGGCTGGACGTAGCTCCGAGGGAAGAACCCAATGCGTCCGCACAACCGGCCCCGCCACCAGTGGGGGTCAAGGTGCTCCAGGACCTCGATGATGTCCCCACGGTGGAAGCTGAGCTGTGAGGAGTCCTGGGCCGAGAAGTCAAACTGGGCCTGGGCAAAGCAGGCCTGGGGGGCCTGTGTGGGGAGGAGGTGGTTAGTGGGGAATTTTCAGGAGGCCCCAATAAGAGAAGTGATTGGCTtcaggtgggggagggcagaattGAACTTGAATTCGCTTCTCACTCCAGATCCAGATAGATGGCCCCCCAACCCCATGAGCCCCCAGCTGCCTGTCCCTGAATGTCTGCAGCGCAGAGACTGTGTCTGCATGGAGCCCCAGGACTGTCTGGTCCCAGGAGCAGGCCCTACAAACTCTAAAGTGCCGGCAGCTGAGAACGGAGTTGACTGCTGTTGCCCTTCACCGGGCTTTGGGAGAGCATGTCGCCCACAGCTGCTCCCAGCTCTCAGGCCTGGGTTCTTGCCCTATCTACACCCCAAGGCGACCTGGGATAAGACTCTGCCCTTGtaggactcagtttccccaaactGCAAATAGCAGCGGGACAAAGCTCTCTGCAGGCACGTCGGCCTGGCGCCATGACGATTACACCCAGTCAGTGTCCCCGCCCTGCCTGTCCCACCAGGATCTCTGTCCTGAGCCTGTGGAATCTTATCCAGGATGGGTGATAGGATCAGCAGACGGGCTCTAATGAGCGGTTCTCTGCCCAGGAAGGAGGAGGCGGTAGCATGGGTCCTAGGGGACTGAGCCAGTTCTGGAGTGATCCCACAGGGTGGGTGACCCCAGAGCCTAGGCTGGAGGAAAGCAGTGGGCGTGGGGAGCCCTCAGGCAGagccgcctcccccacccccacgccggccccctgcccctggccaggTCTATCGGACTCTGTCACATTCTCCAGGGGCAGATCTGGCCCAGGCAGTGGAGGGGAGAAGATGGAGATCGGGGACAGAGACCTAGCAGGGGAACAGTTTGCTAAGACCGCGAGCTCACAGCTAACCCAGCCCCCATGGGCTGAGGAGGCCAAACATgctgggggcacagagagggcaTTAATGGGGGGGTCTCCCAAGGCATGCTTTGACTCTCCTGGCACATGAGATCCTAGGGCTCATTATATTGgacagtggggaaactgaggcccagttgAGGACTGAACTGACCCCGAGGCCACACGTGCTGGGGGTCTAGGAACAGGCAGGACTAGAGCCTCTCTGGGGCAGCCCTGCATCCCCTCCCCAGGATTTGCACTCTGGACCCTCTGCAGAGCCCAAGCTCATGTGGGCAGTCCTAGGGTCCTGACCTCTAGCCCCAGGCCTTGCCGACATCCCCCTCCCGAAGAAAACAGCACTTGTCGGGGCTAATAACCCCGTTGGCTGCTGTCATCATTCTAATCACACCTTGAGCCCGGCCAGCACGTCGCCCACGAACTCTCCTCAcactgcccccaaccccacccaagCCCGGCTCCTGGGGGCAGAAACTGGGACGGAGCCAACCCCACAGGTGGTCCTgggtgagcctcagtttcttcaatcGTACAATGGCGACGATGAGACCCCCAGCGGACTCAGGAGGGTCGGCAGGGTGTCAGTACCCCCGTGCATTCAGAAGGCACGAAGGACCTGTGACCACGCACGGCGCCGGTACCTGAGCACAAGCCAGACACGGGGTGCCCCCTGCAATGTCCATTCTGCTCCTTCCCTTTCACTCTGCGTTTCCACCCTTGCTTGTCCTCCCGCGGCGCCCCCAGGATAGGACTTCAGAGTCTGGGCTGGCCCCCTCTCCCGACACGGGGctgcagggaaggaagggaggccaCGCCCACGCCCCGCCCCAGCAGGTGTCTCCGCTCCCGCGGAGCCTCCCGCCCGCCTACCTTGAGCGGGGTCTCCTCGTCCCGCAGGAAGACCTGGCGCTGCTTGGCGATGGTGGTGGTGCGGTAGAAATCCACCAGCTCGTTCAGGGAGTTGAACTTCTCTTCCCACAGGAAGTACTTCCCAGAGGCCTCGCGTAGCACCTTGAAATGCTGCACCTGGTCGCCGTAGCTGGGGGAGAGGCGCCGCCTGAGCCGGGTCGccgggagggtggggggctgtccCTGCTCGCACAgcactccccgccccccgccccccgctccgggcctccctcctcaccctcacCGGGAAGCTGGCCGCTCTGGCTCCCGGTGCCACCTGCgggtgggagaagggacagggcCCGGGCCCGCTGACCTGGCCTGGATGGGAGACCTGGTGACTCCCCCTCGGCGGTGGGGTGTGGAATTACGGGTGTGGGCGCTGGAACAGACCCCTTGGCCGCTGTgcgaccttgggcaaatcactgaACTTCTCTAAACCTCAGCTTCTTCATAATGGTAGTGACTCCCTTCCAGATAAGTGTTCAGAAAATGCTGCTTATGGTTGATTGACGGCTCTAAATGGGTTCCTCTGAGAAGGAGGTGGTCAGACagttcctcctctcccccagccatgacattctccccatccctctcccgGGCCTCCCAGTCGCCCCTGAGGAATGAGTCCTAAGGCCATCCTGACTCAGACAAAGCCTGCCCGTGTATTGGGTGCTTCATGTCTCTTCCTGCCCCCTACCTCAAGAACCAGCTATGGCTCCCCATTGCTCTCCGGATAAAATCTTAACACCTCGGACTCAAGATCTGGCTCCGGTTACATGCCCAGCCTCATTTCCTTCATACACTTCATACACTCTCTTCCCACATGCCTCATGTCCCATGCCAGGACAGGCCACGATGGATTGGGACCGGAGGTGGTGCCGGCATGGGTTCTGACAAAGGGCAGCACAAACCACTATGATTCCCCTCACTGCTCCGGAAGTAGCCGGGGCCCACAGCATGGCCCAGGAGGTGCAAATCGGGGCCTTTGTACAGTGGGGAAACTGACATTCCAAGTGCAAACCATGACCTTCCCAGGGTCACATGGCAGCAAAGCCAGAACTGGGGCCTCATGTCAAGTATCATTCTAGCACACTCCCCTGTTCTCACCGTATAACAATAGGAAGAATAATTATTCCAATTGTGGTATTGATAATGTGCCAGACCTTGTCATCCCAAGTCCAGGACTACTCCCTGGGCTGTGGTCCCCAGGAGCCCttccctctctcagcctctgtgCCTGGTCAAATCACAACCATTCTTCCTGTCTCTGGTCAGCTcacctgggcctcagtgtcctcacctgcCCAAGGAGGGAGTGAGGGGGAGCTGCGGGCAGCTGCAGGGAGAACACCCAGCTCCCAGTAGGAAGAAGCTGGTTTagggagctgagagcccaggaagCCTGGGGCTAGTGGGCGTGGCAACGCATGTGTGCTGGGGTCACAGGCGGGCCACTGGGCATGCGCTGGCCCCTTGGCCACCTGAGCCACAGGCTGTGCTCTCATTCTGTGAAAGACTAAGTGAGAACCAAACAGTGGTGTGGAGACTTGATAGTAAAAAGGCAAAAGCACCTCCTGGGTTCTAAGTTTAAATCTTGTTTTATAAGCTAGGGTTTGCTCTCAGCCCGGGTTCCCATGTTAAGGGGTCCAAACCACATAGAACCCCTCTCTCTGCACTTAAACATATCCCTTATCCAGGCCTTTGCATACATGATTCTCTCTAAATTCTTCTCCAGTTAAACTCCTACTCATACTTCAAAGCCCAGGTAAAATGGCCCAACTCAGAGGCAGAGGTCTTCTTGGGTTTCTCAGACCCTCATACAGCCTTCTCCTTCCAACCCACTTCTCTTAATGGCTTGCACGGAAAAGGTAGGGAGGCAGGACTAGGCCCTGAGGGTCTAGCCCAGGTGGGAAAGGCTGGACTTAGGGAATGCAGAGTCATGGCCCAAGGCTTTAAGTGCTCATCAGGGTGGTTTGTTCCTGAAAACCCTCTCCTGTTTGCTCTGAGCTGTGATCCAGCCCTCCAGGGGTTCTGAAATAGATCTGACCCTCTAAGACAGATCCAGATCTCAGGGCAGCTTAGCTCCAAAGGGAGCCAGTTCCCCGACCCCAGGAGGCTCTGGGACCAAGTGGAGAAAAGATCCCAAACCTGAGACAAAGCCACTCAAGTGCTGTCAGCAAGCATTGTTCCCAGGTGACTAAGCGGCTGCTGCTGTGAGCCAGGGGACACGCAGGTCTGTGTTCCTGGGACGGAACTAGGGCAGGCAGGCGGAGGGTGCTTCCTGCCCTGTCTGGCCTGCCACAGCCTCCCAGAGGTCACTCACTTTCCTTGAGGCACCTCTGAGCCCAATGGCTCCTGGGTGCCCTGTCCCAGCAAGATCAGGGCGGCCCCAGCCCCTAGACTTTGGCGCGGGTGCACAGGGAGGAGTGTCTCTCAACTAAAGGCTGTGCAAGTGAGAAGCCAGGAAACCAGGGACCCCAAGGACTCCGCGTCTCAGCCATCCAGTGCAGAGGCAGAAGGCTCTGACTCCAGGCAGTCCCCAGGGAGGAGCCTGGGGCATGGGCAGCCCCTCCCCTTCGGGTAAAGGGGCAGAGAGATGCGTTGTAGGTTTGTGAAGGAGATCTCAACCCCCAAGTTACCACCTGGAAAGTGAGCCAGAATGAAGTATTCCCTCGCACAGGAGAATCAGCGAGTAGAGAACCGGAGATGAGGCAGGGAAGGAGCAAGGGACCCAGGACTTCTAGAACCTTCCAATTTGAGAATTGGAGAATTCTCACATTGGAGAAGCTTGCATGGTCCAGGCCCCTTGCCTGTGTGTGGTAAATATCAGTGCTCTAAACGGCAGGTCTTGTCCCTTCTCCCACCTGGTCCCATCATCCTGTCCTACAGTGAGGAGAGCggggcccagagaggagagaggcctgCCCACAGCCAGGATCGGCCATGCTGGGGATGCTGCTCTGCGTGGAACCTGGGCGGGGCCCCTTCTGATCAGTGACCGCACCTGTCTGAGGCCAAGCAGGGCCATCTCCATGGACGACCCTAAGGACTCAGCATCTGGGGCAGCCACCCACCTCCAGCCAGCTGATGTGCGGCCTCATGGGGACCGTACTTGTGATTTTCCCAGGAGCGCTGTCCCTTCACTCTGCCTGGTCTTGGCCTTAGCCATCCTTCAAGGCAGGTGGTCTGAGAGCCCCTTAGACCCTCTGTGGGCTCTCCAGACCTCAAACCCTcacccccaggccctggggagctACAGGGCACAGAGTGGGACCCATATCTGTGTCCAGATGACCCTTGACACCCTGCTGGGTGAGCCCTCCTgagctggagaaggaaagggCAGCCAGGATAGGGGTCGAAGCCTGGGCAAGGCCAGGAGAGGGGAGCTAGTCCCTGACAGCGGGCCAGTGCCTGGGAGGTTCATGTGTGTGTCCTggcctgtgtgcatgtgtctgagtgtgtgtgtgtgtgtgtgtgttggggggtccttctctctctgctctgccacaATGACAACATCTGTGGGTCCCTTTCTTCACAGCCATGGGTGTGTTTGTCTCTGTGTGTGACCCCCACAGCCACCTACCCAGGGGCAGAGGGGATGGGCCTGGCCTCTGGGCTGTCCCTCAAGGACCAATTGAGGCCCAATGCTAGCAGCAGCCTGTCCTGCCCAGCAGGTTTTTCTGGCCTGGTGGCGACGGCCACAGCAGCTAAGGGGACAGTGACAGGGCAGGGAGGATAAAGAAGGCTGGGGTAAGGTCAGGAGGCCCAGGACTGCCCCAGCTAGGGCCTATGGTGGGCCCTCCTGGGCGGAGGCCTGTGTGCTAACTGTCCACGGGGTGATCTCCACGAGGCATGGCCCTTTTAACCTTTGCTTTCCCAACTGTGACAACGGCTGGAGTGGGGGGGAAGGGATACTTAGGAGTACAGCAGGTGTGAATAGGATCACAGTGACCTTGGCAGGGACCCATGGGTCGTCAGGACTCAGGAAACGAGGATGGAAGGTAGAAGAGGTCTGCCCAGGCACAGAAGGTCATGGGCCCTTGCTCTGTtcttccttgctgtgtgaccttgggtaagttactgCACCTCTCTGAGCTATAGCTTCCTGCCACCCAGGCTTCTGGGGatggcttcctctccctctcgGCGTCTGCCTGCCTAATGGAACGCCCTCCACCTTCTGTCACTTTCTCTGTCCTGCTTCATTTCCCCAAGAGCCTTTATCATCTCCCAAGATTTCCTATAATCTGCTAATTGTTTCTTGTCTGTCACCCCAGTGGAAACGAGTGTTTAAAGGACAGGGAGCTTGGTCTTATTTTGTTCATGGCTGTATCTACAGCACCTGGGACAAGGTCTGGTGCGCGGTAGGTACTCTGTGGCCAAAGCAAACACACATGCATTGACTTCAGGGCACCTCTGGCCTGAAAGGCACTGGGGAACCAGCCGCCATTCACAGCAGAAGAATCTGGATGGAAGCATGGGGCAAAAGTCACACAGCCCAGGCACTGTGCCCCAGCCTTGGTCCCCGGTCTGCTGGCTGTGCGCTCAGATGTGCCCCTGCAGCTGGAGAGGATAGAGCCCTCTGTAACCACGTAAAAGGCAGCCAGCGTGGCCACTATCTTCCATGAGGCAGTCCGAGGCCCCTAAACCCCACCTCTGACAGCCTTATGGGGCTTGGCATGAGCATGCAGGAGATGCCATGTGTTGTGGGGTCAGAGTCCCCAAAAGCCAAGTCAGTGAGGGCGGAAATCTTCTCACACATGAATCTGCACAGCTGTCACTTTTCTGGATGGCCACTGGGTCCCTGGACTTTGTGACACCTGGGGTAACTGTCTCCACATTGTGGATGAAAACATTACTGCCAAAAGAAAGCCAGGATCTGCCTTGCAGCAAGTTCTGAGTAAAGTCAGGACAAGAACTGGGTCCCCTGCCACTCTGTGTCACTGCCCGTTTCAGAAGAGCCCTGGATTTGTGGGACAGGGGGCTGGGAGGCACTGTGTGGCCCTTACAGGGAAATATAATGATAACTACTATCACTTGGCATTTTCAGAGCACTTACCATGTGCTAGGCGGCATGCTAAGCACTTGACACGGAtgtccattttgtagatgaggaaactgaggctcagaaggtaAATTTGCCCAGGG includes the following:
- the GRAP gene encoding GRB2-related adapter protein; its protein translation is MESVALYSFQATESDELAFNKGDTLKILNMEDDQNWYKAELRGAEGFIPKNYIRVKPHPWYSGRISRQLAEEILMKRNHLGAFLIRESESSPGEFSVSVNYGDQVQHFKVLREASGKYFLWEEKFNSLNELVDFYRTTTIAKQRQVFLRDEETPLKAPQACFAQAQFDFSAQDSSQLSFHRGDIIEVLEHLDPHWWRGRLCGRIGFFPRSYVQPVQL